In the Streptomyces sp. cg36 genome, one interval contains:
- a CDS encoding NAD(P)/FAD-dependent oxidoreductase produces MSTTERPRILVVGGGYVGLYAARRILKKMRYAEATVTVVDPRSYMTYQPFLPEAAAGSISPRHVVVPLRRVVRGAEVLTGRVTSIDQDRKVATVAPLVGEAYELPFDYLVVALGAVSRTFPIPGLAEQGIGMKGVEEAIGLRNHVLEQLDKADSTTDEEVRRKALTFVFVGGGFAGAETIGEVEDMARDAAKYYTNVKREDMRFILVDAADKILPEVGPQLGTWGKEHLEGRGVEIYLSTSMDSCVDGHVVLKNGLEVDSNTIVWTAGVKPNPALARFGLPLGPRGHVDTAPTLQVQGTDYIWAAGDNAQVPDLVGRKAGNENAWCPPNAQHALRQAKVLGDNVVSGMRGFPQKEYSHANKGAVAGLGLHKGVAMIVMGKMKIKLKGRLAWYMHRGYHGLAVPTWNRKIRVFADWTLAMFLKREVVSLGAMETPREEFYEAAKPAPAPAAKVEEKAKAS; encoded by the coding sequence ATGAGCACCACGGAGCGTCCCCGAATCCTCGTTGTAGGCGGTGGGTACGTAGGTTTGTACGCGGCACGGCGCATTCTCAAGAAGATGCGCTACGCCGAGGCGACCGTCACGGTCGTCGACCCGCGGTCGTACATGACGTACCAGCCCTTCCTCCCCGAAGCCGCCGCAGGCAGCATCTCCCCGCGCCACGTCGTCGTCCCGCTGCGACGCGTCGTGCGCGGAGCCGAGGTGCTCACCGGCCGTGTCACCAGCATCGACCAGGACCGCAAGGTCGCCACGGTCGCGCCGCTCGTCGGCGAGGCGTACGAGCTGCCCTTCGACTACCTGGTCGTCGCGCTCGGCGCGGTCTCCCGCACCTTCCCGATCCCCGGCCTCGCCGAGCAGGGCATCGGCATGAAGGGCGTCGAGGAGGCCATCGGCCTGCGCAACCACGTCCTGGAGCAGCTGGACAAGGCCGACTCCACGACCGATGAGGAAGTCCGCCGCAAGGCGCTGACCTTCGTCTTCGTCGGCGGTGGCTTCGCCGGTGCCGAGACGATCGGCGAGGTCGAGGACATGGCCCGCGACGCGGCCAAGTACTACACCAACGTGAAGCGCGAGGACATGCGCTTCATCCTGGTGGACGCCGCCGACAAGATCCTCCCCGAGGTCGGGCCGCAGCTCGGCACCTGGGGCAAGGAGCACCTCGAGGGCCGCGGCGTCGAGATCTACCTCTCGACCTCCATGGACTCCTGCGTCGACGGCCACGTCGTGCTGAAGAACGGCCTCGAGGTCGACTCCAACACCATCGTGTGGACCGCGGGCGTCAAGCCCAACCCGGCGCTGGCCCGCTTCGGCCTGCCGCTCGGCCCGCGCGGCCACGTCGACACCGCCCCGACCCTCCAGGTCCAGGGCACCGACTACATCTGGGCCGCGGGCGACAACGCCCAGGTCCCGGACCTCGTCGGCCGCAAGGCGGGCAACGAGAACGCCTGGTGCCCGCCGAACGCCCAGCACGCGCTGCGCCAGGCCAAGGTCCTCGGCGACAACGTGGTCTCCGGCATGCGGGGCTTCCCGCAGAAGGAGTACAGCCACGCCAACAAGGGCGCGGTGGCGGGCCTCGGCCTGCACAAGGGCGTCGCGATGATCGTCATGGGCAAGATGAAGATCAAGCTCAAGGGCCGTCTCGCCTGGTACATGCACCGTGGCTACCACGGTCTGGCCGTGCCCACCTGGAACCGCAAGATCCGCGTCTTCGCCGACTGGACCCTCGCGATGTTCCTCAAGCGCGAGGTCGTCTCGCTCGGCGCCATGGAGACGCCGCGCGAGGAGTTCTACGAGGCCGCCAAGCCCGCCCCCGCCCCGGCCGCCAAGGTCGAGGAGAAGGCCAAGGCATCCTGA
- a CDS encoding DUF501 domain-containing protein, whose product METPPPQTPRTEPTDLDIAAFQEQLGRPPRGLRAIAHRCPCGNPDVVETAPRLPDGTPFPTTYYLTCPRAASAIGTLEANGVMKEMSERLAADPELAAAYRAAHEDYIARRDAIEVLEGFPSAGGMPDRVKCLHVLVGHSLAAGPGVNPLGDEAIAMLPEWWAKGPCVTPCAPGGDEK is encoded by the coding sequence ATGGAAACCCCTCCGCCCCAGACTCCCCGCACCGAGCCCACCGACCTGGACATCGCCGCCTTCCAGGAGCAGCTGGGCCGTCCGCCGCGCGGGCTGCGCGCGATCGCCCACCGCTGCCCGTGCGGCAACCCGGACGTGGTCGAGACGGCGCCCCGGCTGCCCGACGGCACGCCGTTCCCGACGACGTACTACCTGACCTGCCCGCGTGCGGCGTCGGCGATCGGGACCCTGGAGGCCAACGGGGTCATGAAGGAGATGTCGGAGCGGCTGGCGGCCGACCCGGAGCTGGCCGCCGCCTACCGCGCCGCCCACGAGGACTACATCGCCCGCCGGGACGCCATCGAGGTCCTGGAGGGCTTCCCGAGCGCGGGCGGCATGCCGGACCGGGTCAAGTGCCTGCACGTGCTGGTCGGCCACTCGCTGGCGGCCGGTCCCGGGGTGAACCCGCTCGGCGACGAGGCGATCGCCATGCTGCCCGAGTGGTGGGCGAAGGGCCCGTGCGTCACGCCCTGCGCGCCCGGCGGGGACGAGAAGTGA
- a CDS encoding Bax inhibitor-1/YccA family protein, protein MRSSNPVFSRRGFSRDNGYAGFNTAPQAGGNPYAQAPTNPYATNPYATNPYAQQDTQYGAPQAPARGNVMTMDDVVSRTAITLGVVAAGAALAWALLPVSSTSYGLAIGAALVAFVLAMVQNFKAKPVPALIIGYAAFEGVFLGVISEMYNERWSGAPFQAVLGTLAVSGATLFAYKQRWIRVTARYARIGMTIAIAFVLVTMVNLLVVAFGGADGGGLRSFGPLGFAVGVLAILIGCFFLTLDFKQIEDGITYGAPREESWLAAFGLTMSLVWIYLEMLRLVAILQGDD, encoded by the coding sequence ATGAGGAGCAGCAACCCGGTCTTCTCGCGACGGGGGTTCAGCCGCGACAACGGCTACGCGGGCTTCAACACCGCGCCGCAGGCCGGGGGCAACCCGTACGCGCAGGCACCGACCAACCCCTACGCGACGAACCCGTACGCGACCAACCCCTACGCCCAGCAGGACACGCAGTACGGCGCCCCCCAGGCCCCGGCGCGCGGCAACGTGATGACGATGGACGACGTCGTCTCGCGCACCGCGATCACGCTCGGCGTGGTGGCCGCGGGCGCGGCCCTCGCCTGGGCCCTGCTGCCGGTCTCCTCGACCAGCTACGGGCTGGCGATCGGTGCCGCCCTGGTGGCGTTCGTCCTCGCGATGGTCCAGAACTTCAAGGCCAAGCCGGTCCCGGCCCTGATCATCGGGTACGCGGCGTTCGAGGGCGTCTTCCTCGGCGTGATCAGCGAGATGTACAACGAGCGCTGGTCCGGCGCGCCCTTCCAGGCCGTGCTCGGCACCCTGGCGGTCTCCGGCGCCACGCTCTTCGCGTACAAGCAGCGCTGGATCCGCGTGACCGCGCGCTACGCCCGCATCGGCATGACCATCGCGATCGCCTTCGTCCTGGTGACGATGGTCAACCTGCTGGTGGTCGCCTTCGGCGGCGCCGACGGCGGCGGTCTGCGCAGCTTCGGCCCGCTCGGCTTCGCGGTCGGCGTGCTCGCCATCCTGATCGGCTGCTTCTTCCTGACGCTGGACTTCAAGCAGATCGAGGACGGCATCACCTACGGCGCCCCGCGCGAGGAGTCCTGGCTGGCCGCCTTCGGCCTGACCATGTCGCTCGTGTGGATCTACCTGGAGATGCTGCGGCTGGTGGCGATCCTCCAGGGCGACGACTGA
- a CDS encoding ABC transporter ATP-binding protein, with translation MTTIPTAHRATAVAARATELSKVYGSGETQVVALDRVTVDFRQGEFTAIMGPSGSGKSTLMHCVAGLDSFSSGSVRIGDTELGSLKDKQLTQLRRDKIGFIFQAFNLLPTLTAAENITLPMDIAGRKPNKEWVAKVIDMVGLSGRLSHRPTQLSGGQQQRVAVARALASQPEIIFGDEPTGNLDSRSGAEVLGFLRNSVRELGQTVVMVTHDPVAASYADRVIFLADGRVVDEMLHPSADGVLDRMKEFDAKGRTS, from the coding sequence GTGACCACCATCCCCACCGCACACCGCGCCACCGCGGTGGCCGCCCGCGCCACCGAGCTGTCGAAGGTCTACGGCTCGGGCGAGACCCAGGTGGTCGCGCTCGACCGGGTCACGGTCGACTTCCGGCAGGGCGAGTTCACGGCGATCATGGGCCCCTCGGGCTCCGGCAAGTCCACGCTGATGCACTGCGTGGCCGGGCTGGACTCGTTCAGCTCCGGGTCGGTCCGCATCGGCGACACCGAGCTCGGCTCGCTCAAGGACAAGCAGCTCACGCAGTTGCGCCGGGACAAGATCGGCTTCATCTTCCAGGCGTTCAACCTGCTGCCGACGCTGACCGCGGCCGAGAACATCACGCTCCCCATGGACATCGCGGGCCGCAAGCCCAACAAGGAGTGGGTGGCCAAGGTCATCGACATGGTCGGCCTCTCCGGCCGGCTCTCGCACCGCCCGACCCAGCTCTCCGGCGGCCAGCAGCAGCGCGTGGCGGTGGCCCGCGCCCTGGCCTCCCAGCCCGAGATCATCTTCGGCGACGAGCCGACCGGAAACCTGGACTCCCGCTCCGGCGCCGAGGTCCTCGGCTTCCTGCGCAACTCGGTGCGCGAGCTCGGCCAGACCGTCGTCATGGTCACCCACGACCCGGTCGCCGCCTCCTACGCGGACCGGGTGATCTTCCTGGCCGACGGCCGGGTGGTCGACGAGATGCTCCACCCGAGCGCCGACGGCGTGCTCGACCGGATGAAGGAGTTCGACGCCAAGGGGCGTACGAGCTGA
- a CDS encoding class I SAM-dependent methyltransferase has protein sequence MADAATRLTALAGRLLGEELPVRVRAWDGSEAGPPGAPVVVLRRRRALRRLLWAPGELGLARAWVAGELDIEGDLYQALDLLAGLAWERGDRAPGGVRPVRDPRLRAAAVELVRLARPLPPPAPPAEELRRRTGRLHTRRRDRRAISHHYDVGNAFYELLLGPSMVYSCAYWEHPGATLEEAQRDKLDLVCRKLALAEGERLLDVGCGWGSLVLHAARHYGVRAVGITLSAEQAAHARKRVAEEGLADRIEIRVQDYRDVRDGPYDAIASIGMAEHVGSVRYREYADDLFALLKEGGRLLNHQIARRPERDESAYRVDEFIDAYVFPDGELMPLGKTLAVLEDAGFEARDVEALREHYALTLRRWVANLEAGRERAARLAGAGRARVWRLYMAASALSFERNRIGINQVLAVRAEPGGASGMPLRARTWGSPGH, from the coding sequence ATGGCCGACGCCGCGACGCGGCTGACCGCGCTGGCGGGGCGGCTCCTGGGCGAGGAGCTGCCGGTCCGGGTCCGCGCCTGGGACGGCAGCGAGGCGGGCCCGCCGGGCGCCCCGGTGGTGGTGCTGCGGCGGCGCCGCGCCCTGCGGAGGCTGCTGTGGGCGCCGGGCGAACTCGGCCTGGCCCGCGCCTGGGTGGCCGGCGAGCTGGACATCGAGGGGGACCTCTACCAGGCCCTCGACCTGCTGGCCGGGCTGGCCTGGGAGCGCGGCGACCGGGCCCCGGGCGGCGTCCGTCCGGTGCGGGACCCGCGGCTGCGGGCCGCCGCCGTGGAGCTGGTCAGGCTCGCCCGGCCGCTGCCGCCGCCCGCCCCGCCCGCCGAGGAGCTGCGCCGCCGCACCGGCCGCCTGCACACCAGACGCCGTGACAGGCGGGCCATCAGCCACCACTACGACGTCGGCAACGCCTTCTACGAGCTGCTGCTCGGCCCGTCGATGGTCTACTCGTGCGCCTACTGGGAGCACCCCGGCGCCACCCTGGAGGAGGCCCAGCGCGACAAGCTGGACCTGGTCTGCCGCAAACTGGCGCTGGCCGAGGGGGAGCGGCTGCTGGACGTGGGGTGCGGCTGGGGCTCGCTGGTGCTGCACGCGGCCCGCCACTACGGGGTCCGGGCCGTCGGCATCACGCTCAGCGCCGAGCAGGCCGCCCACGCGCGCAAGCGCGTCGCCGAGGAGGGTCTCGCCGACCGGATCGAGATCCGGGTGCAGGACTACCGGGACGTGCGGGACGGGCCGTACGACGCGATCGCCTCGATCGGGATGGCCGAGCACGTCGGCTCGGTGCGCTACCGGGAGTACGCCGACGACCTGTTCGCCCTGCTGAAGGAGGGCGGGCGGCTGCTCAACCACCAGATCGCGCGGCGCCCGGAGCGGGACGAGTCGGCGTACCGGGTGGACGAGTTCATCGACGCGTACGTCTTCCCCGACGGGGAGCTGATGCCGCTGGGGAAGACGCTGGCGGTCCTGGAGGACGCCGGGTTCGAGGCGCGGGACGTGGAGGCGCTGCGCGAGCACTACGCCCTGACACTGCGTCGGTGGGTGGCCAACCTGGAGGCGGGCCGGGAGCGCGCGGCACGGCTGGCCGGCGCCGGGCGGGCCCGGGTGTGGCGGCTCTACATGGCCGCCTCCGCGCTCTCCTTCGAGCGCAACCGCATCGGGATCAACCAGGTCCTGGCGGTGCGCGCCGAGCCGGGCGGCGCCTCGGGGATGCCGCTGCGCGCGCGTACCTGGGGGAGCCCGGGCCACTGA
- a CDS encoding phosphatidylserine/phosphatidylglycerophosphate/cardiolipin synthase family protein, with protein sequence MYALFMQEAGVHRHRRTWLLGMAVAVLSVLTGPAAASADPVTVTTGALFNDPAGTTAEQDRIRDHVVSLVDDAPAGSTVQMSMYTFTDDVLRTALIAAKDRGVAVRVVVDYKSHNFKPDGTELTKGGEYENLAAALGTDRTRPSWILSCPQGRACIANRKLNSGDDGSINHNKFFLFSHTGGADDVVVQTSANMSGTQRTDLFNNAVTLVDAGLYANYQAYFDDQVANGSSGTSDNGYYATPTSATNPNYKNYFFPRKESAGTTYSTDPATDTVKLILDKVTCSSTQHSEVRMAANLFYRDQIATKLVAMVNAGCKVYLAADANPDGGGSGVPSMGKTVESILYGKLTQRVECFETPPAGHTVNIGIHSKYLLVKGTYEGVANEKVVWTGSHNYSWQALRSNDETILKINDDAVYDQFKANHDRLMAYCAGS encoded by the coding sequence ATGTACGCGCTATTTATGCAGGAGGCCGGTGTGCACCGCCACCGCAGAACCTGGCTCCTCGGCATGGCCGTCGCCGTGCTGTCCGTCCTCACCGGGCCCGCAGCCGCCTCGGCCGACCCGGTCACGGTCACCACCGGGGCCCTCTTCAACGACCCGGCCGGCACCACCGCCGAGCAGGACCGCATCCGCGACCACGTCGTCTCGCTGGTCGACGACGCCCCCGCGGGCAGCACCGTGCAGATGTCCATGTACACCTTCACCGACGACGTCCTGCGCACCGCGCTGATCGCGGCCAAGGACCGGGGCGTGGCGGTGCGGGTGGTCGTCGACTACAAGTCGCACAACTTCAAGCCGGACGGCACCGAGCTGACCAAGGGCGGCGAGTACGAGAACCTGGCCGCGGCCCTCGGCACCGACCGCACCAGGCCCTCCTGGATCCTCTCCTGCCCGCAGGGCCGCGCCTGCATCGCCAACCGCAAGCTGAACTCCGGCGACGACGGCTCGATCAACCACAACAAGTTCTTCCTCTTCTCCCACACGGGAGGCGCGGACGACGTGGTGGTGCAGACCTCGGCCAACATGTCGGGCACCCAGCGCACCGACCTGTTCAACAACGCCGTCACCCTGGTCGACGCCGGTCTCTACGCCAACTACCAGGCGTACTTCGACGACCAGGTGGCGAACGGCTCCTCGGGCACGAGCGACAACGGCTACTACGCGACGCCGACCAGCGCGACCAACCCGAACTACAAGAACTACTTCTTCCCGCGCAAGGAGTCGGCGGGCACCACCTATTCGACGGACCCGGCCACCGACACCGTCAAGCTGATCCTCGACAAGGTCACCTGCTCCTCGACCCAGCACTCCGAGGTCCGCATGGCGGCCAACCTCTTCTACCGCGACCAGATCGCCACCAAGCTGGTGGCGATGGTGAACGCGGGCTGCAAGGTGTACCTGGCGGCCGACGCCAACCCCGACGGCGGCGGCAGCGGCGTCCCCTCGATGGGCAAGACGGTCGAGTCCATCCTCTACGGCAAGCTCACCCAGCGCGTGGAGTGCTTCGAGACCCCGCCCGCCGGCCACACCGTCAACATCGGCATCCACTCCAAGTACCTGCTGGTGAAGGGGACGTACGAGGGCGTCGCCAACGAGAAGGTCGTCTGGACCGGCAGCCACAACTACTCGTGGCAGGCCCTGCGCTCCAACGACGAGACCATCCTCAAGATCAACGACGATGCGGTCTACGACCAGTTCAAGGCCAACCACGACCGGCTGATGGCGTACTGCGCCGGAAGCTGA
- a CDS encoding exopolyphosphatase: MTRVAAVDCGTNSIRLLVADADPETGELVDLDRRMTIVRLGQGVDRTGRLAPEALERTFAACREYAAVIRELGAERVRFVATSASRDAENRDDFVRGVVDILGVEPEVITGDQEAEFSFTGATRELHADGDYLVVDIGGGSTEFVVGSHQVRAARSVDVGCVRLTERHQPGDPAGAEQIAAIRRDVEAALDLAEETVPLREPRTLVGLAGSVTTVAAIALELPAYDSAAIHHSRISHERVRAVTERLLASTHEERTAIPVLHPGRIDVIAAGALVLLGVMERTGAAEVVVSEHDILDGIAWSIA, from the coding sequence GTGACCCGGGTCGCCGCCGTCGACTGCGGCACCAACTCGATCCGGCTGCTGGTCGCCGACGCCGACCCGGAGACGGGCGAACTCGTCGACCTGGACCGCCGGATGACGATCGTCCGGCTCGGCCAGGGCGTCGACCGCACCGGCCGGCTCGCCCCCGAGGCGCTGGAGCGCACCTTCGCGGCCTGCCGCGAGTACGCGGCGGTCATCCGGGAGCTGGGCGCCGAGCGCGTCCGCTTCGTGGCCACCTCCGCCTCCCGCGACGCGGAGAACCGGGACGACTTCGTGCGGGGCGTCGTGGACATCCTGGGCGTCGAGCCCGAGGTGATCACCGGCGACCAGGAGGCCGAGTTCTCCTTCACCGGCGCCACCCGGGAGCTGCACGCCGACGGCGACTACCTGGTCGTCGACATCGGCGGCGGCTCGACCGAGTTCGTCGTCGGCTCCCACCAGGTGCGCGCGGCGCGCTCGGTGGACGTGGGCTGCGTCCGCCTCACCGAACGCCACCAGCCGGGCGACCCGGCGGGCGCGGAGCAGATCGCGGCGATACGGCGGGACGTCGAGGCGGCCCTGGACCTCGCCGAGGAGACCGTGCCGCTGCGCGAGCCGCGCACGCTGGTGGGCCTGGCCGGTTCGGTGACCACGGTGGCCGCGATCGCGCTGGAGCTTCCCGCGTACGACTCGGCGGCGATCCACCACTCCCGCATCTCCCACGAGCGGGTCCGCGCGGTCACCGAGCGGCTGCTGGCCTCGACCCACGAGGAGCGCACGGCGATCCCGGTGCTCCACCCGGGCCGCATCGACGTGATCGCGGCGGGCGCGCTGGTCCTGCTGGGCGTCATGGAGCGCACCGGCGCCGCCGAGGTCGTGGTCAGCGAGCACGACATCCTCGACGGAATCGCCTGGTCGATCGCCTGA
- a CDS encoding ABC transporter permease: MFKTALRNVLAHKARLLMTVLAVMLGVAFVSGTLVFTDTLKSAFKNQSAKSYDNVAVAVESYGSRDDDKQDPGIPARTLTKIAALDGVTSVNGRVDGFAGVADKHGKLIGQGWANKGGNFSPSRDGKDPAYTFTQGSGPVRDEQIALDEDTADKGGYKVGDRIRVATNGPVKTYTLAGVFTTEDGSVNAGGSLVLFDTKVAQQLYLKPGFFQKANVSAKPGASDQKILDQVTPLLPEHATARSGKALAAQEADDIEKGLSALSQTLLAFAAIALFVGIFLISNTFTMLVAQRTKELALMRAVGASRAQVRRSVLTEALVVGTVASVVGFGLGLGLAVGLRAAMDSFGVKLPAGSLIVSSTPVVAALAVGVVVTLIAALLPAWRAAKIPPVAAMNSVHAAATTKSLVVRNTIGAIITLGGFASILAGAGAGRDGKTLIGFGAFLSLVGIIVLIPLLSRPVIAVMRPLLTRAFGVSGKLASQNAVRNPRRTGATASALAIGLTLVTALSVLGITIGKAIDKTTTDNIKADYMVAMASGERLDKSVVPELRKAPGVTAVSPKQASYLKVDGDYRSVAGVTPGDVEKVLNVETVSGSLAALGKGQLAVDDETAKKHGWKPGSRLPVEFDDKKKATLTVGAVFKEQEFLAPVLASTALLDPHETRPHIESVFVTMDGGATKANEQALVNALGDNPAISFMDQQDIRDTFGGMINTLLNIMYGLLAMALLIAVLGVINTLAMSVFERQQEIGMLRAIGLDRSRVKRMIRLEAVVISVFGAVIGTGLGTFLAWAIGQTIKGSIPAYALVIPWDRIALFLALAGLVGVLAALWPARSAARLNMLTAIKTE; the protein is encoded by the coding sequence ATGTTCAAAACCGCCCTGCGCAATGTGCTCGCGCACAAGGCCAGGCTGCTGATGACCGTCCTCGCCGTGATGCTCGGCGTGGCCTTCGTCTCCGGCACGCTGGTCTTCACCGACACCCTCAAGAGCGCCTTCAAGAACCAGTCGGCCAAGAGCTACGACAACGTGGCCGTGGCCGTCGAGTCGTACGGCAGCCGCGACGACGACAAGCAGGACCCGGGCATCCCGGCCCGGACCCTCACCAAGATCGCCGCGCTGGACGGCGTGACCTCGGTCAACGGGCGCGTCGACGGCTTCGCCGGGGTGGCCGACAAGCACGGCAAGCTGATCGGCCAGGGCTGGGCCAACAAGGGCGGGAACTTCTCGCCGAGCCGGGACGGCAAGGACCCCGCGTACACCTTCACCCAGGGCTCCGGGCCGGTCCGGGACGAGCAGATCGCCCTCGACGAGGACACCGCCGACAAGGGCGGCTACAAGGTCGGCGACCGCATCCGGGTGGCCACCAACGGGCCGGTGAAGACCTACACGCTCGCCGGTGTGTTCACCACCGAGGACGGCTCGGTCAACGCGGGCGGCAGCCTCGTCCTGTTCGACACCAAGGTCGCCCAGCAGCTCTACCTCAAGCCCGGGTTCTTCCAGAAGGCCAACGTCTCGGCGAAGCCCGGCGCGAGTGACCAGAAGATCCTCGACCAGGTCACGCCGCTGCTGCCGGAGCACGCCACGGCCCGCAGCGGCAAGGCGCTCGCCGCGCAGGAGGCGGACGACATCGAGAAGGGGCTGAGCGCGCTCAGCCAGACGCTGCTGGCCTTCGCGGCCATCGCGCTCTTCGTCGGCATCTTCCTGATCTCCAACACCTTCACCATGCTGGTCGCCCAGCGCACCAAGGAACTGGCCCTGATGCGGGCCGTGGGCGCCTCCCGCGCCCAGGTGCGGCGCTCGGTGCTCACCGAGGCGCTGGTCGTCGGCACGGTCGCCTCGGTGGTCGGCTTCGGGCTCGGCCTCGGGCTCGCGGTGGGGCTGCGCGCGGCGATGGACTCCTTCGGTGTGAAGCTGCCGGCCGGTTCGCTGATCGTCTCCTCCACCCCGGTCGTCGCCGCGCTCGCGGTCGGTGTGGTGGTCACCCTGATCGCCGCCCTGCTGCCCGCCTGGCGCGCCGCGAAGATCCCGCCGGTCGCCGCGATGAACAGCGTGCACGCCGCCGCTACCACCAAGTCGCTGGTCGTCCGGAACACCATCGGCGCGATCATCACCCTGGGCGGCTTCGCCTCGATCCTGGCCGGCGCGGGCGCCGGGCGGGACGGCAAGACCCTGATCGGTTTCGGCGCCTTCCTCTCCCTGGTCGGCATCATCGTCCTGATCCCGCTGCTGTCGCGGCCGGTGATCGCCGTGATGCGTCCGCTGCTGACCCGCGCGTTCGGTGTCTCCGGCAAGCTCGCCAGCCAGAACGCGGTCCGCAACCCGCGCCGCACCGGCGCCACCGCCTCCGCGCTCGCCATCGGTCTGACCCTGGTCACCGCGCTCTCGGTGCTCGGCATCACGATCGGCAAGGCGATCGACAAGACGACCACGGACAACATCAAGGCCGACTACATGGTCGCGATGGCCAGCGGGGAGCGGCTGGACAAGTCCGTCGTGCCGGAGCTGCGCAAGGCCCCGGGCGTCACCGCCGTCTCGCCCAAGCAGGCTTCGTACCTCAAGGTCGACGGCGACTACCGCTCGGTCGCCGGGGTCACGCCGGGCGACGTCGAGAAGGTGCTGAACGTCGAGACGGTCTCCGGCTCGCTCGCCGCCCTCGGCAAGGGGCAGCTGGCGGTCGACGACGAGACGGCGAAGAAGCACGGCTGGAAGCCGGGCTCGCGGCTGCCGGTCGAGTTCGACGACAAGAAGAAGGCGACCCTCACGGTCGGCGCGGTCTTCAAGGAGCAGGAGTTCCTGGCGCCGGTGCTCGCCTCGACCGCGCTGCTGGACCCGCACGAGACCCGGCCGCACATCGAGTCGGTGTTCGTGACGATGGACGGCGGCGCCACCAAGGCCAATGAGCAGGCGCTGGTCAACGCGCTGGGCGACAACCCGGCGATCAGCTTCATGGACCAGCAGGACATCCGCGACACCTTCGGCGGCATGATCAACACGCTGCTGAACATCATGTACGGGCTGCTCGCCATGGCCCTGCTGATCGCGGTCCTGGGCGTCATCAACACCCTGGCCATGTCGGTCTTCGAGCGCCAGCAGGAGATCGGCATGCTGCGGGCGATCGGGCTGGACCGCTCCCGGGTCAAGCGCATGATCCGGCTGGAGGCCGTCGTCATCTCGGTCTTCGGCGCGGTGATCGGCACCGGCCTCGGCACCTTCCTGGCCTGGGCGATCGGCCAGACCATCAAGGGCTCGATCCCGGCGTACGCGCTGGTCATCCCGTGGGACCGGATCGCGCTGTTCCTGGCGCTCGCGGGCCTGGTGGGCGTGCTGGCCGCACTGTGGCCGGCCCGCAGCGCCGCCCGGCTGAACATGCTGACCGCGATCAAGACGGAGTAG